The Deltaproteobacteria bacterium sequence GGTGCAGATGATGAGCATGATCAACGCCGGCGTGTACGACCGCTTCCCCAACCTGCGGGTGGCCTATCTGGAGTGCGGCACCGGCTGGGTGCCGTTCATGATGGACGCGCTGGACGAGAACTGGGAACGGCGCGGCCACGCGCTGGCGGTGAAGCAGCGCCCCAGCGACATCATCCGCGGCGGCAACATCTTCTTCACCTGCGAGGTGGACGAACGGAGCCTGCCGTACGTGCTGGAGCAGCTCGGCGGGGACCAGGTGCTGTGGGCCTCGGACTATCCCCACGAGCGGGCGCGCTCGGAGTTCTTCCACGATCTGCCGGACTTCTTCGCACGGGAGGACGTCAGCGCCGATGTGCGCAAGAAGATCCTGTGCGACAACCCGAAGCGCTATTACGGACTGTAGGACCGTGCCAGGACTGCGTTCATCCTTCGACTTCGCTTCGCGAAGCCTGTCCTGAGCCCTTCGACAAGGCTCAGGACAGGCGTAGCGAAGTCGAAGGACGCCATTTTCAACGGGCGCCATTGCCACAAGCGCGCAGCACCCCAGGACCGTGCCCAGAAGACTGAATAGGACCTCACGATGAATCCGCCCGACACCGTCGATCTCGAACGCGCCGCGGCCATGAGCCGCGCCGACCGGGACCATCTCGTCCACGGTTTCGTGCCGCTGTCGAGGCACCAGGCCGACGGCGTGCCGGTTTTCGTACGGGCGGAGGGGATCTACTTCTGGGACTCGCTGGGAAAGCGCTACATCGACGGCCTCTCCACCCTCTGGAACGTCAACGTGGGCCACGGCCGGAAGGAGATCACCCGGGCGGTGGCGGACCAGATGGACCGCCTCGCCTACGCCCCTACGCTCATCGGGCCCACCTCGGAGCCCACCGTCCGGTTGGCGTCCCGGCTCGCGGAGATGGCGCCGGAAGGTTTGACCCGGGTGGTGTTCACGTCCGGGGGCTCGGAGACCAACGAGAGCATGATCCGGCTGGTGCGGGCCTACTGGAAGGCCAAGGGCCAGCCCCAAAGGACGCGGTTCGTCACCCTGAACCAGGGCTATCACGGCTCCTCCAGCGGCGCCGCCATGCTGACCGGAATACCGCTGTTCAACCAGCAGATGGAGCCGGGCCTCCCAAACGTGCATCACATGGCGCGGCCCCACTGCTACCGCTGCGAGCTGGGGAAGACCTGGCCGAGTTGTCAGCTTGCCTGTGCCGACGAGCTGGAGCGGCTGGCGGAGCGTGAAGGCCCGGACGCCATCGCGGCGTTCGTGGCCGAGCCCGTCCAGGGCGTGGGCGGCGTCATCGTACCGCCCGAGGGATGGCTGGCGAGGATTCGGGAAATCTGCGACCGGTATGGTATCCTCATGGTCTGCGACGAGGTGATCACCGGCTTCGGCCGCACCGGCAGCCTGTTCGCGTGCGCCGGCGAGGGTGTCACGCCGGACGTGCTGGTCACGGCCAAGGGCATCACCAGCGGTTATCTGCCGCTGGGCGCCATGCTGTTCCGGGAAGAGCTCTTCCAGACCCTGCTGGCCAAGGCGGACGACGCGTTCTACCACGGCTACACCTACACCGGACATCCGGTGGTATGCGCCGCGGCGCTGGCCAACCTCGACATCATCGAGCGCGAACGGCTGGTGGAGCGGGCGGCGGAGTTGGGCGCATACATGCAGGATCGCCTGGCGACGCTGGCGGACCTGCCCATGGTGGGCCAGGTGCGCGGCCGGGGGCTCATCGCCGCGGTGGAGCTGGTGAAGGACAGGGAGACCCGGGAGTCCTTCGCGGTGGACCAGCAGGTGCCGCGGCAGGTCTATGACGAGTGCC is a genomic window containing:
- a CDS encoding aspartate aminotransferase family protein — encoded protein: MNPPDTVDLERAAAMSRADRDHLVHGFVPLSRHQADGVPVFVRAEGIYFWDSLGKRYIDGLSTLWNVNVGHGRKEITRAVADQMDRLAYAPTLIGPTSEPTVRLASRLAEMAPEGLTRVVFTSGGSETNESMIRLVRAYWKAKGQPQRTRFVTLNQGYHGSSSGAAMLTGIPLFNQQMEPGLPNVHHMARPHCYRCELGKTWPSCQLACADELERLAEREGPDAIAAFVAEPVQGVGGVIVPPEGWLARIREICDRYGILMVCDEVITGFGRTGSLFACAGEGVTPDVLVTAKGITSGYLPLGAMLFREELFQTLLAKADDAFYHGYTYTGHPVVCAAALANLDIIERERLVERAAELGAYMQDRLATLADLPMVGQVRGRGLIAAVELVKDRETRESFAVDQQVPRQVYDECLAHGLLLRVCGTHALAVCPPLVVTKEQIDDIVGILRNAITTVAKAVLS